One window of the Benincasa hispida cultivar B227 chromosome 3, ASM972705v1, whole genome shotgun sequence genome contains the following:
- the LOC120073676 gene encoding microtubule-associated protein 70-5 isoform X1, whose product MVSYEEHVGREEVCVVHPNPVVLELNRLQNLLSEKNRELGAAHSEIKALKATEAQKDKALEELKSEVDKLDDKLRATENLLEHKNLEIKRLTTEKKDAVAAQYAAEATLRRVYANQKDDDSLTFASVVAPLEAEIKMYKNEVALLQEDKKALERLTKSKEAALLEAEKILRSALERALIVEEVQNHNFELKRQIEICQEENRILEKTNRQKVIEVERLGQTIEDLEEAILVGGVTANMVRDYKRQIEELHEEKRTLERELARAKVSVHRVATVVANEWKDENDKVMPVKQWLEERKLLQAELQRVKEKLAVCERTAKAEAQLKEKFKLRLKTLEEGLKQIPISPVNSNAFCGSPKTERSNNILGFLTSNGRKRSTSLSRPSTITESSNILVQTNADYEKATAPELNRSNSLKKKYVTARENVIKKSMWASGRSRVVDIGEKEGNEMKGNKENRDATITVSKETNDGEELHNKEPSNLENEDTVSGFLYDKIQKEIINLRKLCEVKDGNLNAKDEEIKMLMKKVDALTKAMEVESKKMKREVAVKEKEAAAAAAGKLEEKKNTRTLYTKSSRRLST is encoded by the exons ATGGTGAGTTACGAGGAACATGTCGGCAGAGAAGAGGTTTGTGTTGTTCATCCTAATCCTGTTGTGTTGGAGCTCAACCGTTTGCAGAACCTGCTTTCag aaaagaaCAGGGAGCTGGGAGCTGCTCACAGTGAAATCAAGGCCTTGAAAGCCACAGAAGCCCAGAAAGATAAAGCTCTTGAAGAG CTGAAAAGTGAAGttgataaacttgatgacaAGCTTAGAGCCACTGAAAATCTTCTTGAGCACAAG AACCTCGAAATAAAGAGACTAACAACTGAGAAGAAAGATGCAGTGGCTGCACAATATGCTGCTGAAGCTACTCTCAGAAGGGTATATGCTAATCAGAAAGATGATGATTCTCTTACCTTTGCTTCAGTCGTCGCTCCTCTCGAAGCAGAAATCAAAATGTACAAGAATGAG GTTGCATTACTGCAAGAGGATAAGAAAGCTTTGGAGCGTCTCACAAAATCGAAGGAGGCGGCGCTACTTGAAGCGGAAAAGATTCTGCGAAGCGCACTTGAGAGAGCTCTCATTGTTGAGGAAGTTCAAAATCACAACTTTGAGTTGAAGAGACAGATTGAAATTTGCCAG GAAGAGAACAGGATACTAGAGAAAACCAATCGCCAAAAGGTAATTGAGGTTGAAAGGCTTGGCCAAACTATTGAGGATCTAGAGGAGGCCATTCTAGTTGGAGGAGTCACGGCCAACATGGTTCGAGATTACAAACGACAGATCGAAGAATTACAT GAAGAGAAGAGGACTCTTGAGAGAGAACTGGCAAGAGCTAAAGTCTCGGTGCACCGTGTCGCTACCGTGGTGGCTAATGAGTGGAAGGATGAAAATGACAAAGTTATGCCTGTCAAGCAGTGGCTGGAAGAGAGAAAGCTGTTGCAA GCAGAGTTGCAAAGAGTGAAAGAGAAGTTGGCTGTCTGTGAAAGGACAGCCAAGGCAGAAGCACAACTCAAG GAGAAATTCAAATTGAGGCTGAAAACCTTGGAAGAAGGGTTAAAACAAATTCCAATTTCCCCTGTGAATAGCAATGCATTTTGTGGATCTCCTAAAACAGAACGATCCAATAACATCTTAGGCTTCTTGACAAGCAATGGAAGGAAGAGGTCAACTTCATTGTCAAGGCCTTCAACCATCACCGAAAGTTCCAATATTCTTGTACAAACAAATGCAGATTATGAAAAGGCCACTGCACCGGAGTTAAATCGCTCTAACAGCTTGAAGAAGAAATACGTCACGGCTCGCGAGAATGTGATAAAAAAGAGTATGTGGGCTTCTGGTAGAAGTAGAGTGGTTGATATTGGTGAAAAGGAGGGTAATGAAATGAAGGGAAACAAAGAAAACAGAGACGCTACCATAACAGTTTCCAAAGAAACCAATGATGGTGAAGAATTGCACAATAAAGAACCAAGCAACCTCGAAAACGAAGATACAGTTTCAGGTTTTCTGTATGACAAAATACAGAAAGAGATCAtcaatttgaggaagctatgtGAAGTAAAAGATGGGAACTTAAATGcaaaagatgaagaaataaAG ATGCTCATGAAAAAGGTTGATGCATTAACAAAGGCCATGGAAGTAGAGTCCAAGAAAATGAAGAGAGAAGTAGCAGTCAAAGAAAAGgaagcagcagcagcagcagcagggaaattagaggaaaagaaaaacaccaGGACCCTTTACACTAAAAG CAGTCGTAGGCTATCAACTTGA
- the LOC120073676 gene encoding microtubule-associated protein 70-5 isoform X3 — protein MSAEKRFVLFILILLCWSSTVCRTCFQNLEIKRLTTEKKDAVAAQYAAEATLRRVYANQKDDDSLTFASVVAPLEAEIKMYKNEVALLQEDKKALERLTKSKEAALLEAEKILRSALERALIVEEVQNHNFELKRQIEICQEENRILEKTNRQKVIEVERLGQTIEDLEEAILVGGVTANMVRDYKRQIEELHEEKRTLERELARAKVSVHRVATVVANEWKDENDKVMPVKQWLEERKLLQAELQRVKEKLAVCERTAKAEAQLKEKFKLRLKTLEEGLKQIPISPVNSNAFCGSPKTERSNNILGFLTSNGRKRSTSLSRPSTITESSNILVQTNADYEKATAPELNRSNSLKKKYVTARENVIKKSMWASGRSRVVDIGEKEGNEMKGNKENRDATITVSKETNDGEELHNKEPSNLENEDTVSGFLYDKIQKEIINLRKLCEVKDGNLNAKDEEIKMLMKKVDALTKAMEVESKKMKREVAVKEKEAAAAAAGKLEEKKNTRTLYTKSSRRLST, from the exons ATGTCGGCAGAGAAGAGGTTTGTGTTGTTCATCCTAATCCTGTTGTGTTGGAGCTCAACCGTTTGCAGAACCTGCTTTCag AACCTCGAAATAAAGAGACTAACAACTGAGAAGAAAGATGCAGTGGCTGCACAATATGCTGCTGAAGCTACTCTCAGAAGGGTATATGCTAATCAGAAAGATGATGATTCTCTTACCTTTGCTTCAGTCGTCGCTCCTCTCGAAGCAGAAATCAAAATGTACAAGAATGAG GTTGCATTACTGCAAGAGGATAAGAAAGCTTTGGAGCGTCTCACAAAATCGAAGGAGGCGGCGCTACTTGAAGCGGAAAAGATTCTGCGAAGCGCACTTGAGAGAGCTCTCATTGTTGAGGAAGTTCAAAATCACAACTTTGAGTTGAAGAGACAGATTGAAATTTGCCAG GAAGAGAACAGGATACTAGAGAAAACCAATCGCCAAAAGGTAATTGAGGTTGAAAGGCTTGGCCAAACTATTGAGGATCTAGAGGAGGCCATTCTAGTTGGAGGAGTCACGGCCAACATGGTTCGAGATTACAAACGACAGATCGAAGAATTACAT GAAGAGAAGAGGACTCTTGAGAGAGAACTGGCAAGAGCTAAAGTCTCGGTGCACCGTGTCGCTACCGTGGTGGCTAATGAGTGGAAGGATGAAAATGACAAAGTTATGCCTGTCAAGCAGTGGCTGGAAGAGAGAAAGCTGTTGCAA GCAGAGTTGCAAAGAGTGAAAGAGAAGTTGGCTGTCTGTGAAAGGACAGCCAAGGCAGAAGCACAACTCAAG GAGAAATTCAAATTGAGGCTGAAAACCTTGGAAGAAGGGTTAAAACAAATTCCAATTTCCCCTGTGAATAGCAATGCATTTTGTGGATCTCCTAAAACAGAACGATCCAATAACATCTTAGGCTTCTTGACAAGCAATGGAAGGAAGAGGTCAACTTCATTGTCAAGGCCTTCAACCATCACCGAAAGTTCCAATATTCTTGTACAAACAAATGCAGATTATGAAAAGGCCACTGCACCGGAGTTAAATCGCTCTAACAGCTTGAAGAAGAAATACGTCACGGCTCGCGAGAATGTGATAAAAAAGAGTATGTGGGCTTCTGGTAGAAGTAGAGTGGTTGATATTGGTGAAAAGGAGGGTAATGAAATGAAGGGAAACAAAGAAAACAGAGACGCTACCATAACAGTTTCCAAAGAAACCAATGATGGTGAAGAATTGCACAATAAAGAACCAAGCAACCTCGAAAACGAAGATACAGTTTCAGGTTTTCTGTATGACAAAATACAGAAAGAGATCAtcaatttgaggaagctatgtGAAGTAAAAGATGGGAACTTAAATGcaaaagatgaagaaataaAG ATGCTCATGAAAAAGGTTGATGCATTAACAAAGGCCATGGAAGTAGAGTCCAAGAAAATGAAGAGAGAAGTAGCAGTCAAAGAAAAGgaagcagcagcagcagcagcagggaaattagaggaaaagaaaaacaccaGGACCCTTTACACTAAAAG CAGTCGTAGGCTATCAACTTGA
- the LOC120073676 gene encoding microtubule-associated protein 70-5 isoform X2, with protein MVSYEEHVGREEVCVVHPNPVVLELNRLQNLLSEKNRELGAAHSEIKALKATEAQKDKALEELKSEVDKLDDKLRATENLLEHKNLEIKRLTTEKKDAVAAQYAAEATLRRVYANQKDDDSLTFASVVAPLEAEIKMYKNEVALLQEDKKALERLTKSKEAALLEAEKILRSALERALIVEEVQNHNFELKRQIEICQEENRILEKTNRQKVIEVERLGQTIEDLEEAILVGGVTANMVRDYKRQIEELHEEKRTLERELARAKVSVHRVATVVANEWKDENDKVMPVKQWLEERKLLQAELQRVKEKLAVCERTAKAEAQLKEKFKLRLKTLEEGLKQIPISPVNSNAFCGSPKTERSNNILGFLTSNGRKRSTSLSRPSTITESSNILVQTNADYEKATAPELNRSNSLKKKYVTARENVIKKSMWASGRSRVVDIGEKEGNEMKGNKENRDATITVSKETNDGEELHNKEPSNLENEDTVSGFLYDKIQKEIINLRKLCEVKDGNLNAKDEEIKMLMKKVDALTKAMEVESKKMKREVAVKEKEAAAAAAGKLEEKKNTRTLYTKSRRLST; from the exons ATGGTGAGTTACGAGGAACATGTCGGCAGAGAAGAGGTTTGTGTTGTTCATCCTAATCCTGTTGTGTTGGAGCTCAACCGTTTGCAGAACCTGCTTTCag aaaagaaCAGGGAGCTGGGAGCTGCTCACAGTGAAATCAAGGCCTTGAAAGCCACAGAAGCCCAGAAAGATAAAGCTCTTGAAGAG CTGAAAAGTGAAGttgataaacttgatgacaAGCTTAGAGCCACTGAAAATCTTCTTGAGCACAAG AACCTCGAAATAAAGAGACTAACAACTGAGAAGAAAGATGCAGTGGCTGCACAATATGCTGCTGAAGCTACTCTCAGAAGGGTATATGCTAATCAGAAAGATGATGATTCTCTTACCTTTGCTTCAGTCGTCGCTCCTCTCGAAGCAGAAATCAAAATGTACAAGAATGAG GTTGCATTACTGCAAGAGGATAAGAAAGCTTTGGAGCGTCTCACAAAATCGAAGGAGGCGGCGCTACTTGAAGCGGAAAAGATTCTGCGAAGCGCACTTGAGAGAGCTCTCATTGTTGAGGAAGTTCAAAATCACAACTTTGAGTTGAAGAGACAGATTGAAATTTGCCAG GAAGAGAACAGGATACTAGAGAAAACCAATCGCCAAAAGGTAATTGAGGTTGAAAGGCTTGGCCAAACTATTGAGGATCTAGAGGAGGCCATTCTAGTTGGAGGAGTCACGGCCAACATGGTTCGAGATTACAAACGACAGATCGAAGAATTACAT GAAGAGAAGAGGACTCTTGAGAGAGAACTGGCAAGAGCTAAAGTCTCGGTGCACCGTGTCGCTACCGTGGTGGCTAATGAGTGGAAGGATGAAAATGACAAAGTTATGCCTGTCAAGCAGTGGCTGGAAGAGAGAAAGCTGTTGCAA GCAGAGTTGCAAAGAGTGAAAGAGAAGTTGGCTGTCTGTGAAAGGACAGCCAAGGCAGAAGCACAACTCAAG GAGAAATTCAAATTGAGGCTGAAAACCTTGGAAGAAGGGTTAAAACAAATTCCAATTTCCCCTGTGAATAGCAATGCATTTTGTGGATCTCCTAAAACAGAACGATCCAATAACATCTTAGGCTTCTTGACAAGCAATGGAAGGAAGAGGTCAACTTCATTGTCAAGGCCTTCAACCATCACCGAAAGTTCCAATATTCTTGTACAAACAAATGCAGATTATGAAAAGGCCACTGCACCGGAGTTAAATCGCTCTAACAGCTTGAAGAAGAAATACGTCACGGCTCGCGAGAATGTGATAAAAAAGAGTATGTGGGCTTCTGGTAGAAGTAGAGTGGTTGATATTGGTGAAAAGGAGGGTAATGAAATGAAGGGAAACAAAGAAAACAGAGACGCTACCATAACAGTTTCCAAAGAAACCAATGATGGTGAAGAATTGCACAATAAAGAACCAAGCAACCTCGAAAACGAAGATACAGTTTCAGGTTTTCTGTATGACAAAATACAGAAAGAGATCAtcaatttgaggaagctatgtGAAGTAAAAGATGGGAACTTAAATGcaaaagatgaagaaataaAG ATGCTCATGAAAAAGGTTGATGCATTAACAAAGGCCATGGAAGTAGAGTCCAAGAAAATGAAGAGAGAAGTAGCAGTCAAAGAAAAGgaagcagcagcagcagcagcagggaaattagaggaaaagaaaaacaccaGGACCCTTTACACTAAAAG TCGTAGGCTATCAACTTGA
- the LOC120073677 gene encoding protein PXR1-like encodes MEEKVVLMMLKVDLECDRCYKKVKKVLAKFPQIRDQVYNEKQGMVIIKVVCCTPEKIMKKICSKGDGSIKSIEIKEPEKKKEEKKEEKKEEKKEEKKKEEKKEEKKEEKKEEKKKEEKKKEEKKEEKKEEKKEEKKKEEKKEEKKEGEKPKVVAQPVQGYPPPPYSVHCSSCFQGQPCYQYHGYGIPAVPPCYVGRPIYDSYGGGYGGGYGGGRGYYGGPSSDYYNPENPTECSVM; translated from the exons ATGGAGGAAAag GTAGTGCTTATGATGTTGAAAGTTGACCTCGAATGCGATCGTTGCTACAAGAAAGTCAAGAAAGTTCTTGCCAAATTTCCCC AAATTCGAGACCAGGTTTATAATGAGAAACAGGGCATGGTGATCATCAAAGTTGTGTGCTGCACGCCTGAAAAAATCATGAAGAAAATTTGTTCTAAAGGCGATGGATCCATTAAAAGCATCGAAATCAAAGAGCccgaaaagaagaaagaagagaagaaagaagagaaaaaagaagagaagaaagaagagaagaaaaaagaagagaagaaagaggagaagaaagaagagaagaaagaagagaagaagaaagaggagaagaagaaagaggagaagaaagaggagaagaaagaagagaaaaaggaagagaagaagaaagaagagaagaaggaagagaaaaaggaaGGGGAAAAGCCGAAAGTGGTGGCGCAACCGGTCCAAGGCTATCCGCCTCCGCCGTACTCTGTTCATTGTAGTTCATGTTTCCAGGGTCAGCCCTGTTACCAATACCACGGCTACGGGATACCGGCGGTGCCACCCTGCTATGTCGGGAGGCCGATTTACGACAGCTATGGCGGTGGGTACGGCGGTGGATACGGCGGCGGAAGGGGATATTATGGTGGGCCTTCTTCTGATTACTACAACCCAGAAAATCCAACGGAGTGCTCTGTAATGTGA